The DNA window TGTGCTCAGTTTCATTTTCGCACTTATAACATCCTTTATTATATCCAGTCCCTGGATCAATATAGAACCATCATTGGGTGTAAGCAGCCCTACAATCATCCTTATTATAGTGGTCTTTCCGGCTCCATTAGGCCCCAGTAACCCGAAAAATTCACCATTTGCTACTTCAAAACTAATGTTATCTACTGCCACAAAATCTCCAAAAGTTTTTGTTAAATTTTTGACCTGTATCGCAGACATAAATTATACCTCATTCAAAAATGAAGAAAAGAAAAAAGGAAACGTTTTATTTTGTTTTCAACCTCCAGAAATTCCGGCGAGGATAACCAATTTATTTTTATTATTTTATATGTTTATCCTTTAAGGTTCTGAAGATGTTCATCTACAGCTTTCAGTTCTTCTTTAAGCTGACTTTTATATTCTTCCAAAAATTCCTGTTTTTCTTTAGCAGTTAAATAATCCCTGAAAGAATGTCCACTGTTACATCCACATTCACAATTTAGAGCAGATTTTAAAGGTTTATAACCTCTTTGATGTTTTTGTGATTCACAACACATATTTATTTTATTCATCTCCACTTCACTTTAAATTACATAGTAAAGATGAACAATGAAGTATTTAAATTGCCAAGTTTATAATTGTATAGTGGATTACTATGAAAAGGGAAAATAATGCTCACTGTAAAAACGTTAACTGTACACAGAAAGGAGGAAATGAGGTATGTTTATGCCCAGTTGGTAACGTTATAAATGTGGTTAGCAAAAAGTGGGCATTATTGATTATAGCAACCATTGGAAATAACGAAAAAATAAGGTATACCAAGATTATGAAAAACCTGGCTGATATAAGCCCCAAAACTTTAGCAGACAGATTGAAAGAATTAGAAAATTTCGGGCTAATTGAAAGAGAAACATTTGATGAAATACCACCAAGAGTAGAATATTCCTTAACACAGGATGGTATTGAATTAAGGGATTCAATGATACCTCTGATGGAGTGGGCATCAAAAAAGAAAAAATAAAAAGCTGATATGTAGGCACCCACTATTTTCCAGTCAAAATAAAACACGGTACTTCTGTTTTTTAGCAGTTTATATCGGTACTCAGCGTATTTTATATAGAACTGAGGATATATAACAGTACTGACAAAAATCAGAGGTATTAATATGTTAGATTTTGCCTGCAAAGAATTTGAATTGGATGACGTGTTCAAATGTGCACTCAACTTGACTAGATCTGAGCTCAAAATAATGAACAAATTTCTGGAAAATGATGACACATGGTTCACATCAGATGACATTGCGGTAACGATGGGTCTCGACCTATCGACTGTTCAAAAAGCTGTTAAAAAATTATACACAAGCGATGTATTGAACAGGTCTCAAAAAAACCTTGATAATGGTGGTTATGTGTACATATACAAAGCACGCAGCAGGGAAGAGATGAAGAAACTTGTACTGAGTATCGTCCACATCTGGGTGAACAGGGTCGAAAACGAGTTTGATAATTGGATAAATGAAAAACAAAATTACATTTATGCTGCAGAAAAAGTTAAGAGTGGTTAATTATGTTGAGGATAACACCCTATATGGGTATCATAGTATTAATTGTAGCTACCGCTGGTCTCTGGTATCCGATACTCGGATACTTCATGGTTCTAATGCTTGCTACATTGATGATTATTAGTCCATTCAGAGGTAGATGGTTCTGTGGGAATATATGCCCCAGAGGTAGCCTCTATGATTTCTGGGTTGGGAAGATAACAAAGGGTAAGAACATACCTAAAATCCTTGAAAGTATGTGGATAAGAGTTCCTGTATTTGTAGCAATGATGGGATTTATGGGTTACCGTATATTTGCAGTGATGCAAACTGAAAGCTTTGTCAACCAGCTTGGGATGGTATTTGTATCCATGTGTTTTGTTTCAACTTCTGTTGCTGTTATACTCGGGGTATTCGTCAGTCCAAGGACATGGTGTACCATTTGCCCGATGGGAACAGTTCA is part of the Methanohalobium evestigatum Z-7303 genome and encodes:
- a CDS encoding winged helix-turn-helix transcriptional regulator — its product is MKRENNAHCKNVNCTQKGGNEVCLCPVGNVINVVSKKWALLIIATIGNNEKIRYTKIMKNLADISPKTLADRLKELENFGLIERETFDEIPPRVEYSLTQDGIELRDSMIPLMEWASKKKK
- a CDS encoding 4Fe-4S binding protein encodes the protein MLRITPYMGIIVLIVATAGLWYPILGYFMVLMLATLMIISPFRGRWFCGNICPRGSLYDFWVGKITKGKNIPKILESMWIRVPVFVAMMGFMGYRIFAVMQTESFVNQLGMVFVSMCFVSTSVAVILGVFVSPRTWCTICPMGTVQRVIGGDKYQLHVNDDKCISCNKCSKVCPMHLDVKNVSTNPDCIKCERCVDNCPKDALNFPH
- a CDS encoding TrmB family transcriptional regulator encodes the protein MLDFACKEFELDDVFKCALNLTRSELKIMNKFLENDDTWFTSDDIAVTMGLDLSTVQKAVKKLYTSDVLNRSQKNLDNGGYVYIYKARSREEMKKLVLSIVHIWVNRVENEFDNWINEKQNYIYAAEKVKSG
- a CDS encoding DUF5320 domain-containing protein, which produces MNKINMCCESQKHQRGYKPLKSALNCECGCNSGHSFRDYLTAKEKQEFLEEYKSQLKEELKAVDEHLQNLKG